One genomic window of Quercus lobata isolate SW786 chromosome 9, ValleyOak3.0 Primary Assembly, whole genome shotgun sequence includes the following:
- the LOC115960927 gene encoding uncharacterized protein LOC115960927 produces the protein MRTLLTLRPPQPSPPPCLFSSTFLFSFRPNKRFHFLTPCSSLKQTKKQKRSTAPSTAPQSLRWFFSNPRSEEEGSRGGAGGGGGGGDKRGGDGEKGGELELEGDTAIKGTILAGVLLVGVVGGFSTVGYVYKDQINAFLTQFSTFIEGYGPAGYALFVAVYAGLEILAIPAIPLTMSAGLLFGSLIGTIIVSISGTVAASAAFLIARYFARERILKLVEGNKKFLAIDKAIGENGFRVVTLLRLSPLLPFSLGNYLYGLTSVKFVPYVLGSWLGMLPGTWAYVSAGAFGRAIIQEESEIGLPGGNGQLLTLGLGLLVTAIAAAYVTQLAKDAVKDIDE, from the exons ATGCGCACCCTCCTCACTCTCAGGCCACCACAACCTTCACCACCACCATGTCTCTTCAGCTCCACATTTCTCTTCAGCTTCAGACCCAACAAGCGGTTTCACTTCCTCACACCTTGCTCTTCTCTAAAGCAGACCAAGAAGCAGAAAAGAAGTACTGCCCCTAGCACTGCCCCACAGAGTCTCAGGTGGTTCTTTAGCAATCCAAGGAGTGAAGAAGAAGGTAGTAGAGGCGgtgctggtggtggtggaggtggtggtgatAAGAGAGGAGGAGATGGTGAAAAGGGTGGTGAGTTGGAGTTGGAAGGTGACACTGCAATTAAAGGTACCATCTTGGCTGGTGTTTTGCTGGTGGGTGTAGTTGGTGGCTTTTCCACTGTTGGGTATGTCTACAAGGACCAGATTAATGCCTTCTTGACTCAATTTTCTACTTTCATCGAAG GTTATGGCCCAGCTGGATATGCTTTATTTGTAGCGGTTTATGCAGGACTGGAA ATACTTGCGATTCCAGCCATTCCTTTGACCATGTCAGCTGGTCTTCTTTTTGGTTCTCTTATCGGCACTATCATTGTCTCCATCAGTGGAACA GTGGCAGCAAGTGCAGCCTTTTTAATTGCTAGATACTTTGCTCGAGAGCGGATTCTTAAACTGGTCgaaggaaacaaaaaatttctagcAATTGACAAAGCAATTGGAGAAAATGGCTTCAGAGTTGTTACCCTACTTCGTTTAAGCCCTTTACTTCCATTTTCTTTGGGAAATTATCTATATGGATTGACATCCGTGAAGTTTGTACCATACGTATTGGGAAG TTGGTTGGGGATGCTTCCAGGAACATGGGCTTATGTGAGTGCTGGTGCATTTGGGCGGGCAATTATT CAAGAAGAATCTGAGATTGGTTTACCTGGAGGAAATGGTCAGCTATTGACACTTGGTCTAGGACTATTGGTCACAGCAATTGCTGCAGCTTATGTGACACAGCTTGCTAAG GATGCCGTAAAGGATATTGATGAGtag